TATCTGGCGCTGTCCCTCTGGTACTGGCTCGTCGTGGCGCTGACGCTCGAAGGGCAGGATGACCTTCGCGAACTCAAGTTGCCTTTCTATATCGCTTTTAGCTTGCTGGGCGTTATGGTCTGCGCCTTGCACCTGAAGGCACGCTTTGCCGACTTCCTGCTGCTGTGCGGCCTGCTCGGAGGGCTAGGGGCTGGCTGGTCATGGATCGACTTCTACTGGGTTGAGGGCCATCGCTATGGCGAGCGGGTGGTGTCGATGGGGCTGTGGCGGGTCATTATTCCAGCGGCACAAGCCTGCGGCGCACTGGTGATCCTGACCGCCATGCTGGGGCTGACGGGTAAGCGCAAGCCGTGGGAGCTTTGCGCGGTCCTGCTGGCCTTGTCCTGCTATGGTTTGTTCTTGTATTTCAACCAGAGTCGCTGGGTCTGGCTGTGTCTGGCGATGGCCTTCGTCGGCGGCAGTATTCTCTCTCGCCATCGCGCCTTGTATGTGATGGCCCTGGTCTCTATCGCGCTGCTGGTTATCGTGCTCTTGCTCAAACCCTCGTTCCTGTTAAACCGGGGTTTGTCGTACCGACCCGAGCTATGGTCGGAAGGGTTCAATCTGCTGCTCTCGAACTGGGAGCATGGCTTGGGCTTCGAGGAGTACTGGGTCAAGGCCGCTACGCTTAACTTCAGCTCCCGCCATCCGCACAACATGTTCCTCGACGTTGGTATCCGTTTCGGGCTGCCGGGCTTGCTGCTGTGGGCGGGGCTCTGGCTATGGGCCGGATGGCGAGCGTTCAGAGCGCGTCACACCGCCCATGGCGGTGCGCTCGTCACCCTTTGGTTATACTCGGGTCTGGTGGTGCTAACGGACGGTACGGCACCTTGGGTGAAGCCTGAGCCGATCTGGTTCGTGACGTGGTTGCCTATCGCGTTGGCGCTGGCGAGCAATCTGCGGGCCAGCTCTGCCGAGCAGTCTCCGGCGCCCTAGCGCCATTAGCGTGTGGCGTCGGCCACGAGCTGTTGCTCGTATGCCTGCAGCAGGAGCTGCCAGGGAAAGTCTTCGATGTGGTTGCGCCTCAGGTAGCCTCTGAGGTGTTCCAGGTTGCGTCGCGCCAACCGGCTGCTCAGCGGCCCGCGCTTGAAGCGCATGTCCAGGAAGTCGATCAGGCCGAAGCCGCCTTCGGGCAGTTGCAGGATATTGCCCAAGTGCAGCGAGCGGAAGTAGATGCCCCGCCGGTGTAAACGGTAGATGAATTGGGCCAGGGCCGGTAGCAGGGCGTCGAACTCCTTGCGTTGCTCGCGGTACAGCTGGTCCAGCGAACGCCCAGTCAAGGGCGAATAGAGGCAGGCGCTGATCGCGTGGTCGCGATCGAGCCACAGGCATTCGCTGATCTTGGGGGTTGCGATCTGGCACCCGCCCAATCGCTCGGCGTTGCTGGCGAAGCGCTGCGCAGCAGGGCGTAGGCGAGCAAACCACAGGCGACGGCGCGGCCGGAAGATCTTCAGCAGGCGCCCATCCGGCTGGCGCAGTACCTTGGGGCCCCGACCGTCCTGCTCTAGCACCGCGCCCTGCTCGAGCCACTGCTGTAATTCGTTCGCTGGTATAATCCGCATCAACTTTCTCTGAATATTTTGGGATCGAGAGTGGCCAATTCTAACCGGCAATCGGATCTTCGCATCTATCTGCGGTTGCTGCGGTTGCTGCGGTTGCTGCGGTTGCTGCGGTTGCTGCGGTATGTCAGGCCGTATATGGGTGTTTTCCTGTTCAGTATTATGGGTTTTTTGATCTTCGCTGCGACCCAGCCGATGCTGGGCGACATCCTCAAGTACTTCGTCTACGGCCTATCGAATCCCGGGGCTAGCTTTTTCGCTGGCGTCTCTTATCTGTCGGAGATTCCCTTTCTCGTCCACCTGAAACTGCTGCAAACGGTGCCGCTGCTAATCGTGTTGATCGCACTATGGCAAGGCATTGGCTCGTATTTAGGTAATTATTTCCTGGCCAAGGTTTCGCTGGGGTTGGTGCATGATCTGCGCGTGGCGCTGTTCGGCAAGCTCCTCGTTCTGCCCAATCGATATTTCGACAATCACAATTCCGGGCACCTGATTTCGCGTATCACCGTAACCATGGTCACCGGTGCGGCCACTGATGCGATCAAGGTAGTGATTCGTGAAGGTATGACGGTGGTAGATCTAGGTAGCTATGGGCGACGTGACTCATGTCGCATCCGAGACCATTCAGGGATACCGCGTCGTGCTTAGTTTTGGTGGCGAGCCTTACGAGTTGGAGCGTTTTTGGTCTGCCTCCAACGACAACACCCTCAAACAGTTACGTATGACCAAGACAGGAGCCGTCTATACGCCAATGCTGCAATTGGTAATCTTTAGCTCCATGGCGATACTCATGTTCCTGTTCATGCGCGGCGATGCTTCTGCGGGCGACCTGGTGGCCTATATCACTCTGGCCGGTTTGTTGCCTAAGCCTATTCGTCAGTTATCCGAGGTGAGCTCTACCATACAAAAGGGGTTGGCTGGTGCCGAGGGTATCTTTCAACAGCTCGATGAGATGCCGGAGGTTGATCGCGGAATGCAGGAACGCGAGCGCGTCAGAGGGCGTCTGGAGGTGCGCGACTTGAGTTTCAGCTATCCGGGGTCGGAAAAGCCGGTACTGCTATACGTCTCGTTCATCGCCGAGCCAGGGCAGATCGTAGCGCTGGTCGGCCGTTCCGGTGGTAGCAAATCGACCCTGGCGAATCTGATTCCGCGTTTCTATCACCATGAGCAGGGAACTATTTTGCTCGATGGGCTGGATGTCGAGGGATACACCTTGCGCAACCTGCGTCGTCATATTGCCTTGGTCACCCAGCACTTCACTCTGTTCAACGACACGGTGCGCAACAACATTGCCTACGGCGATCTGACTGGTGCTCCACGGGAAGCAGTACAGCAGGCCGCCCGCAATGCCTATGCCGCCGAGTTCATTGAGAAGATGCCGCAGGGTTACAACACCTTATTCGGTGAGAACGGAGTGTTACTCTCTGGCGGTCAGCGCCAGCGCTTGGCCATCGCCCGCGCATTGCTCAAGGATGCACTGCTGCTGACTCTCGACGAGGCCACCTCCGCGCTGGACACCGAGTCCGAGCGGCATATCCAGGCCGCGTTGGATCGGGTGACGCAGGGCTGCACCACCTTAGTAATCGCTCGCCGCCTGACCACCAACGAGAAGGCTGACCTGATTCTGGTAATGGACCAAGGGCAGGTCGTGGAGCTTGGTAGTTATGCCGAGTTGCTGGGGCAAAACGAATACTACACGCGCTTGCACGCGAGGCAGTTCGACGAGGGGGGCGAAATCGTCGCCACCCAGCAGGGCCTCTGATGCTGAGTCACCTGCGAAGCTGGCGCGAGCGTGGCTGGGTACCCATCGCTGTTGACGATTACGCCGCGGCCTGGGCCCGTTTTGGTGGCAGCGTCATCACCCATCCACAGGTCGTTCAGCGGTTGGCCGGGTTGGCCGGAATTCCGGTGCGCTATTTGGGCCACTTCATCGATGGCGAACTCAAAGCTGCCATACCGACCTGGGGGCGCCACCTAGCGTTGTCACGCGATGTGCTCAAGCGTCAGGGGCGAGGCGACTTTTTCGATCTGGGCAATGCCGAGGTGATATTGCCGGTCGCCCCAAGAACCATGGCTCCGGTTCGCCAGCGCATGCGTTATGTGACTACCCTGCATGAAGGCGGGGTATCGACACTGCGCAAACAGCGGGAAGAGTTGGCCCTGGCGCGCCAGCCGGAGGAATACGGCAAGAAATTCCGCTACAACCAGCGGCGCGAGTTGCGAATTCTGGAAGGGGCGGGGGGTGAAATCCTGCCGGTTTCGGGCCTGTCGCCCGATGCCCTGGCTGCCATCTACACGGAACTGTTCGAAAAAAGATGGGGCTTCGATGTTCCCGGCAAACAGCATCTTTGCGAAGTGTTCGAAGCACTGAAGGATTTTCTCTGGGGCAATTATCTGCAGCTCGACGGCAAACCCGTAGCCGTTCAGGTTCTGTACAGGGTCGAATCGCCAGACTGGATCAGCATCGAATATATCAACGGTGGAGTCGATCCAGCCTCTCGTGATTTCAGCCCCGGCAGTGTGCTCACCTTTATCAATACCCAGTCCGCATGGGAAGATGCGCGCCTGCGAGGAAAGCCGCTGCGCTACTCGTTCGGCAGAGCGGATGTTGAATACAAGGATCGTTGGTGTAATCGCCAGCCTGTTTTTCGGGTGTAAGTGAATGGAAGCACGCAAGCAGCAGTTGGTACGCCGGCATCGGCGTAACAAGCGCATTCTTATGGTCGTGGCACTGCCGATTTTGGTGGCGCTTGACTGGTTCGGTTCGTGGGGAACGGCGCCGGTCGTCCTGGTGCTGGCCTGGATCGCCCACGAAGCCTGGTTTTCCGATCACCTTTTCTACTCGCCCCGTGACGACTACCGGCACGCCTTTGCGCCAGAGAGCCTCAGCCTCTCGGTGCTGCTCGACCGTGGCGGGCAAATGTCCCCACACGCGGGCTCGTGGCCTGAGAGTGCCGACACGCTGGTACTGGCCGTGCATATTCGCAGCAGTTGGCTGGGTCGCTGTCTCGACCCTCATGTGCTAATCGGCGAGGGCGAGGATCTTGATCGACAGGATTTCGAACGGGGCGTCGACGGTGTGCGCTTTCTCAACCTTTCGGGATTGCTGCCATTGCTGCGCAGTGGGCAATTGAAGCTGCGCGGGCGCTTCTGCAAACTGGGGCGCGAGGTAACCCTGTATTGCTTCAGTAACCCGGATTACTCGCGCCGTCGCGTAATGGTGCTCGCGCCCCATGCAGACGATGCCGAATTGGCTGCCTTTGGGCTTTACAGCCGCAGTAGCGAGGTGTCCATTGTTACCTTGACCCAAGGTGAGATCGAGGCCGACTTCTACCGCCGTCTTGGCCTCAGCGACGCCGCTGCCGCTCGCCTGAAGGGACGCTTGCGCAGCTGGAGCAGTCAGACGGTACCCCTGTGGGGTGGGGTCGAGCCCAGCCGTTGCGTGCAGCTTGGCTATTACTGCATGCAACTGCGGCAGATGGAGGCAGAGCCGGCCGTGGCGTTTGCCTCGCGTGAGTCTGGTGACTCGGATATCCGCAGCGTTCGACGTTTCAATGCGTTAGAACTACCGGGCGACGTGGATGGCGCGCCGACCTGGAACAACCTGATCGCCGATCTCGCCGCGCTGTTGCAGCATTTCAAGCCTGAGGTCGTTGTGCTTCCACACCCCGAGCTCGATCCGCATCCTGACCATAATCAGACGGGCCGCGCGTTGCGCCAGGCCATCGGGCAATCTGGCTGGCAGCCCGAGGTGCAACTGCTGTACGCCAACCACCTGGCCGACAATGACCGCTGGCCCATGGGCCCCGCGGGCAATGGTGTGGCATTACCGCCGTGCATCGAGTCCTTGCCGGCCGACAAGCTGTGGTGCCTGCACCTCGACGACCATGTCTTGCTCGACAAGAGCCAGGCGCTGGCGATGCAGCACGATCTGCAAACGCCGCTACCCTTCAAGAAGCGTATGCGGCGTTTCATTCAATGGTGCCTGGCAGCACGTCGCTGGCCGCAAGCCGGTGAAGACGAGTTTTTCCGCAAGGCCGTGCGGCGCCATGAGCTGTTCTGGGTGCGCCCGTTCGATCGCTGAGCGCTGCCAGAGTGCCTGCCGGCGGTGTGCAATAGCTGATGTGCTATTCTCCGCGACGATTTTGCAATTCCGGAGTTTCCGCATGAAGTTATCCATGCCCCGTTTCGATCAGGCGCCCGTTTTGGTGGTGGGCGATGTCATGCTCGATCGGTATTGGCACGGCGCTACCTCGCGTATATCGCCCGAGGCTCCGGTGCCGGTGGTCAAGGTCGAGCAGATCGAGGATCGCCCTGGTGGCGCGGCCAATGTCGCGCTGAATATCGCGGCGCTGGGCGCGCCTGCGGTGCTGGTGGGCGTTACCGGTGAAGACGAGGCTGCACAGAGTTTGCAGCAGAGTCTGGAAGCCATCGGCGTGAAGACCTATTTCCAGCGCATCGAAGACCAGCCGACCATCGTCAAGCTGCGGGTCATGAGTCGTCACCAGCAGTTGCTGCGCATGGATTTCGAAGAGCCGTTCCACACCGATGCCGAGGCCCTGGCACGGCAGGTCGAGCAGTTGCTCGATCAGGTCAAGGTGCTGGTGCTGTCCGATTACGGCAAAGGGGCCCTGCAGAACCATCAGGTGCTGATCAAGGCGGCCCGGGCCCGCGGTATTCCGGTGCTGGCCGACCCGAAGGGCAAGGATTTCTCCATCTACCGTGGCGCCAGCCTGATCACCCCGAACCTCAGTGAGTTCGAGCTGATCGTCGGCCGTTGCGAGGACGAAGCCGAGCTGGTCAGCCGCGGTGCCCGCCTGATGCGCGAGCTCGACCTGGGCGCGTTGCTGGTCACCCGTGGCGAGCATGGCATGACGCTGCTGCGGCCGGATCACGCGCCGCTGCACCTGCCGGCGCGTGCGCGCGAGGTATTCGACGTGACCGGCGCGGGGGATACGGTGATCTCCACGCTGGCCGCCTCCATCGCCGCGGGCGAGGATCTGCCCCAGGCCGTGGCCTTGGCCAACCTGGCGGCCGGGATCGTGGTGGGCAAGCTGGGCACGGCAGCCATCAGCACGCCGGAGCTGCGCCGTGCCGTGCAGCGCGAAGAGGGCTCGGAGCGCGGGGTGCTGAGCCTGGAGCAATTGCTGCTGGCCACCGAGGATGCCCGTGCCCATGGCGAGAAGATCGTCTTCACCAATGGCTGCTTCGACATCCTGCATGCCGGCCACGTGACCTACCTCGAGCAGGCGCGTGCCCAGGGCGACCGCTTGATCGTGGCGATCAATGACGACGCTTCGGTGAGCCGCCTCAAGGGCCCGGGCCGGCCGATCAATGCCGTGGACCGCCGCATGGCGGTTCTGGCCGGTCTCGGCGCCGTGGATTGGGTGGTGAGCTTCAGCGAGGACACCCCCGAGCGGCTGCTCAAGCAGGTGCAGCCCGATGTGCTGGTCAAGGGCGGTGATTACGGCATCGACCAGGTGGTCGGCGCCGACATCGTGCTGGCCTACGGCGGCGAGGTGCGGGTGCTGGGGCTGGTCGAGAACAGCTCGACCACGGCCATCGTCGAGAAGATTCGCAGTCGCTGATGGCGTAAACAGAGCCCCGCCACCTGGCGGGGTTGTGCTTTTAGGCGTGGGCCGCGATCAGACCGCAGTCGCCGTATCCAGGCGAACCTGCGGCGCGGGTGCCGGGGCGCTGCTGAACACGGTACCCTCGGGTTTTTCGGCTTTCGGGGTCAGGTTCTGCAGCGCCAGCCAGTCCTTCCAGCGAATGCGTTCATCGCGTACCAGCCAACCGTCCTGGGCGGCGAAGCTTTCTGCCAGCCACAGGCCGCGGGTGCTGGCCGATACCAGCTGGCCCTGGCGCAGGGTCAGCAGCTCGGCGCTGGGGCGGCCCCCGTCGAGCGGAATCAGGTAAAGGTCCGGGCGGCTGTGGTCCAGACGTGCGATCAGCTTGCCGTTCTCCAGGTATTCGTCGACATGCAGCAGGCTGGGCTGCTTGGCTTCCTTCGGCAAGTCCAGGCACAGATCGTAGACCAGCTGCAGCGAGGCGGTGGGCACATGCACGTAGGCTCGTGGACGCTCCAGCAAGGTCAGGTTGCCGCACTGCACCGGGCGCGCTGCGCCCGACAGCGGGCTGAGTCGAAAATGGATGTTTTCCCGGTACCTGAGCGCACCCTCGTAGGGCGCCGGTAGCCAGGTGTCGCCGAAGCGGCCGTACAGCCAGCCCTCGCTGGTTTCCAGCAGGCACTCTTCGGCCACTTCCTGGATGGCGGTCAACAGCGGCAGGTTGAGTTCGTGAGCCGGCACGTAGCCGGAGATCAGCTTGAGCACCACGTCGCCGCGGTCGTGGCGACGCTGGCGCACCAGCAGCCAGTACTCGCGGCCTTGCCAGTTCAGGGTCAGGCGTACCGAGACGCCCAGGTTGGCCAGCTCCACGGCGAAGCGCTGGCTGTCGGGAAGTTCGACGGGCTTGCGGCGTTCGAGCATCTCGCTGAAGTTCAGCGGGCGGCCCAGGCTCTGGTAGGCGATGCCGTCAGGCGTTGCCTCGACATAAAGCGGCAGGGTCTTGAAGGTGGCGGGGTCCTTGCGGGAAATGATGCGCGGCATGTCGGCTCCTTCTTGCGTCGGGGTCGGCCGCCTGGGCGGCGTTAACGGCGTGCGCGGCACGCCTGTACATCACTCTGCTGATCCTGTGCTACCAGGTTTAGTGCCGGCAATAACCTCGGCCGCCACGGCCACGTTGTGCGCCAGGTGCAGCGGGTTGATGGTGCCGACGATGGCGCTGCCCACGCCGGGATGCGCGAAGATCAGCTCGAAGCTGGCCCGTACCGGGTCGACACCGCTGTCCAGGCAGACGTGGCCGCTGGCCAGGGCCTTCTTGATCAGCACGCCTTTGCCGTGGCTGGCAGCATAGTCCAATACCGGACGTTCCTGCTGCTCGCCCAGGTTGTAGGTGACCATGGCGCAGTCGCCGCGCTCGAGGGCCAGCAGGCCGCCTTCGAGCGTCTTGCCGGAGAAGCCGAAGCCGCGGATCAGCCCGGCCTGCTTGAGCTCGGCCAGGGTGTCGTAGACGCCTTCGTCGCGCAGAATCGCCAGGTCGTCACCGTTGGAATGCACCAGCACCAGATCGATATAGTCCGTTTCCAGACGTTTCAGACTGCGTTCCACCGAGCGCCGGGTGTGCGCAGCGGAAAAGTCGAAATGCGACAGGCCGTTGTCGAACTCCTCGCCGACCTTGCTGACGATTACCCAGTCGTGACGCTGGCCGCGCAGCAGCGGGCCGAGGCGCTGTTCGCTGCTGCCGTAAGCGGGTGCGGTGTCGAGCAGGTTGATGCCCAGCTCCCGCGCCAGGCCGAGCAGCTGCAGGGCCTGCTGGTCATCGGGAATGGTAAAGCCGCTGGGGTATTTGACGCCCTGGTCGCGACCCAGCTTGACCGTGCCCAGGCCCAGAGGCGAGACGCTCAGGCCCGTGGAGCCTAGCGGGCGATGCAGCTGGTGCAGATCACGCATCAGAACGCCGCCTCCCACGCGGTACGGCCGATGACCGGGCGTGGCAGTTCGGGCACGGCCGCGTGAGTCGCCGGACGAATGCCGTCGCGTTCGAGATGGCTCAGCACGCGATCGGCGAAGTCCGGCGCCAGGGCCAGCTTGGTCGGCCAGCCGACCAGCAGGGCGCCCTGGTCACTGAGAAAGGCATTGTCGGGGCGCACCAGGCCACTTTGCGCGGGCTCCGCACGCTCGACGCGCAAGGTCGCCCACCGGGCTGTAGACAAGTCGATCCAGGGCAGCAGCTGGGTGAGCTCCTTGCGCGCCGCCTCGATCTGCGCCGCTTCGTCGCGGGCCACGCCATCGGCTTCGGCCAGGTCGCCGCCCAGGTACCAGACCCATTCACCGTCGGCGCTCGGGTGGCTGGTCACGGTGATGCGCGGCTTGGGGCCGCCACCCAGGCAGTGGGCGTACAGCGGTTTCAGGCTCGGGCCCTTGACCATCACCATATGCAGCGGGCGCAGCTGCTGGTTGGGTTGGGCGACCTCGAGGCTGGCCAGCAGGTCGGCGTTGCCGCGGCCGGCGCTGAGCACGATGCGCTGGGCGCGGATCTCGCGACCGTCGACGCGCAGGCCGACCAGTTGGCCGTTTTCGTGCAGCGCCTGGATGTCATCGGCGGCCAGCAGGTTGTCGCCAGCGAGTTCGGCCAGACGCGCGATCAGGCTGGGTACGTCCACTACCAGTTCGGCCAGGCGGTACACCTTGCCCCTGAATTTCGGGTGCTGCAGCGCCGGCGGCAGTTGCTCGCCCTTGACCTGATCGACGCGGCCGCGCACCGCCTTGCTGGCGAAGAAGCTGGTCAGGTTGCCGGCCAGGGTGCCCGGCGACCACAGGTAATGGGCATCGGAGAGCAAGCGCACACCGGACAAATCTAGTTCGCCGTTGCCATCCAGCGCCTCGCGCCAGCGCCGCGGCATGTCGGCGATGGCTTCCGAGGCGCCGCTCAGGGCGCCATGCAGCGCATATTTGGCGCCGCCGTGGATGATGCCCTGGGATTTGACGCTCTGACCGCCGCCCAGGCTTTCGCGCTCCACCAGCAGCGTGGCGTAGCCCTTGGCGCGCAGGCGCGCATTCAGCCACAGGCCGGCAACACCGCCGCCGACGATCAGGACGTCTGTGCTCAGAGTTTGGGACATGCAGGCGCCTCGCAGAAAAACAGGTGCGCAGTATAACGCTCAGTGACCGGTGACGCGGGAGAACAGCTGGATCACCACCACGCCGCTGACGATCAGGCCCATGCCCAGCACGGCCGGCAGGTCGGGCTTCTGGTCGTAGACGAACATCGCCGCGATGCTGACCAGCACGATGCCCAGTCCCGCCCAGATGGCGTAGGCGATGCCCACGGGAATGGTGCGAACCACCAGGATCAGCATCCAGAACGCGATGCTGTAGCCGGCAATCACCAGCAACAGCGGCAGGGGTTTGTTGAGCCCGTCGACAGCCTTCATGGAGGTGGTGGCGACGACTTCGGCGGCAATCGCCAACGCGAGATAGAGATAACCATTCATCGGCAGCACTCCTCTAAACAGGCTTTCAATTTTACCGGCCCTGGCCGTTAGGTAAATTGATTACCTATCTGTATGGGAGATAGGTAGTGCGCTGGAATCTTGAGCAGTTGGAAGTCTTCGTGGCGGTGGCCGAGGGCCATTCTTTTTCTGCCGTGGCGCGGCGGCTCGGGCGCGTGCAGTCGGCGGTCAGCACTGCAGTGGCAACGCTGGAAGATGACCTCGGCGTGCGTCTTTTCGAGCGCAGCAGCGGTCGCCAGCCACGGTTGACGGACGCCGGTCTGGCGCTACTGGAAGAGGCCCGCGAGCTGCTGCGCCAGTGCGAGCGGCTGGAGGGACGGGCGCTTGGCCTGGCCCAGGGCGAAGAAGCCTGCCTGCGGCTCGCCCAGGACGAAGCCCTGCCGCTGCCCCCCGTGCTCGACAGCCTCGAGGCGCTGGCGCGGGCCTTTCCAGGTGTGGAAGTGCAGATGACCAGCGGCGGGCAGGGCGTGGTGGCGCGCCAGCTTATCGAACGGCGGGCCGACCTTGGCCTGTTGTTCCACCACGAAGGCATGCCGGCGGAGCTCGAGCGCCGGCGCCTGGGCATGGTGGAAATGGTCATGGTCTGTGGCGCCGGCCATCCATTGGCCCAGGCCGGCCCGGTCGGGCGCCGTGAGCTGGCGCGCCATCGGCAACTGCTGATCACCCTGCAGGACACCCAGTACCCGGGCAACGAACGGATCAGCCCGGCGGCCTGGCATGCGGACAGCTTCTATTCGATGGCCGAGCTGCTGATGCGCAACCTGGGCTGGGCCTGCCTGCCGCGGCATGTGGCCCAGTACCCGACCTACCAGGGCCATCTGGTGGAGCTGCGCAGCGACTGGATCGCGCCGCCGCTGCCGCTGGAACTGGTGTTTCGCCGCGATGAAGCGCTGGGGCCTGCCGCCCAATGGTTGGCCGGCTCGCTGGCCGAGCGCTTGCAGGTGCTCAAGGCGTGAGGGCGTGGCGCGACTTGTGCTGCCCCGCCCGCATCCCTAAGCTTCGCCGCCATGAACCGACATCTCTATAGCCTGCTGTTTCACCTTTGCCTGCCGCTGATCGGCCTGCGCCTGGCCTGGCGTGCCTGGCGGGCGCCGGCCTATACCCAGCGCGTTGGCGAGCGCTTCGCCTTGTTGCCGCCTCTGCGCCCCGGCGGCATCTGGGTGCATGCCGTGTCGGTGGGTGAAAGCATCGCCGCTGCACCGCTGGTGCGCGAGCTGCTGGCGCGCTATCCGGATTTGCCGATCACCCTGACCTGCATGACGCCCACCGGCTCCGAACGCATCCGCGCGCTGTTTCCCGAGGTGCAGTTCGCCGGGCGGGTGCAGCATTGCTACCTGCCCTATGACCTGCCCTGGGCCGCGGCGCGCTTCCTCAAGCAGGTGCGGCCGAAGCTGGCGGTGATCATGGAGACCGAGCTGTGGCCCAACTACATCCACCAGTGCGCCCGTCGCGGCATTCCGGTGGCGTTGGCCAATGGGCGCTTGTCCGCGCGCTCGGCCAGAGGTTATGGGCGTTTCGCCAAGCTCACCGCGCCGATGCTCGCTGAATTGAACCTGCTCGCGGTGCAGACGCAGGTCGAAGCCGAGCGCTTTATCGGCCTTGGTGCGCGCCCCGAAGCCGTTGAAGTGACCGGTTCGATCAAGTTCGACCAGCAGGTGGATGCCGAGGTGTCGGCTCGCGCCTCTGCGCTGCGTGAGCAGTGGCAGGCGCGCCAACGGCCGGTGTGGATTGCTGCCAGCACCCGCGAGGGCGAGGATGCGCTGGTGATCCAGGCGCACCGGCGATTGCTCGCCAGCCAGCCGGATGCCTTGCTGATTCTGGTGCCGCGCCACCTGGAGCGTTTCGACACGGCCGCGGTGCAGTTACGTGAAGCGGGCCTGGGTTACGTGCGGCGCTCCTCGGGCGAGGCGGTTGGCCCCGACGTGCGGGTGCTGCTTGGCGACAGCATGGGCGAGCTGATGTTTCTCTACGCCCTGGCTGATATCGCCTTCGTCGGCGGCAGCCTGGTCGAGACCGGTGGCCACAACCCACTGGAGCCTGTCGCGCTGGGCCTGCCGGTGCTCATGGGGCCGCACCGTTTCAATTTCCTGGAGATCACCGCGCAGTTGCTCGAGCACGGCGCGCTTTGCGAGGTGACGGATGCCCAGGCGCTGGGCGATCAGGTGGCGGTGCTGCTGAGCGAGCCGGCGCGGGCGGCCGCCATGCGCGATGCCGGGCTGGCGGTGCTCAAGGCCAACCAGGGGGCGCTGAAGCGCCTGCTGGATGGGTTGGCAAGGTTGGTCGCTTAAGCCTACTCGTCTAATTCACAAGCCTGCAGCTAAGCGGTGTATGTGGTGATTGGTTTGCTGCTGTGGGAGCGGGCCATGCCAGCGAATTCGCGCATGGCGCGCTCCCACGATTGGCGACTTAACGAGTGCCTCTGTATTCCTCGTCCGCTTACTCACCCTGCAGCTTCGCTTCGCCAGCCTTGGCCAGGTCGGTGGGCAGGAAGTCGCGGTCCGGGTTGTAGTCCGGTTTCAGGTAGGCGCCCAGCGCCTCCAGATCGGCCGGGCTGAGGGTGCCGGCGGCCTGCTTCAGGCGCAGGTTGTTGAGGATG
Above is a genomic segment from Pseudomonas argentinensis containing:
- a CDS encoding aldo/keto reductase, translating into MMRDLHQLHRPLGSTGLSVSPLGLGTVKLGRDQGVKYPSGFTIPDDQQALQLLGLARELGINLLDTAPAYGSSEQRLGPLLRGQRHDWVIVSKVGEEFDNGLSHFDFSAAHTRRSVERSLKRLETDYIDLVLVHSNGDDLAILRDEGVYDTLAELKQAGLIRGFGFSGKTLEGGLLALERGDCAMVTYNLGEQQERPVLDYAASHGKGVLIKKALASGHVCLDSGVDPVRASFELIFAHPGVGSAIVGTINPLHLAHNVAVAAEVIAGTKPGSTGSAE
- a CDS encoding NAD(P)/FAD-dependent oxidoreductase gives rise to the protein MSQTLSTDVLIVGGGVAGLWLNARLRAKGYATLLVERESLGGGQSVKSQGIIHGGAKYALHGALSGASEAIADMPRRWREALDGNGELDLSGVRLLSDAHYLWSPGTLAGNLTSFFASKAVRGRVDQVKGEQLPPALQHPKFRGKVYRLAELVVDVPSLIARLAELAGDNLLAADDIQALHENGQLVGLRVDGREIRAQRIVLSAGRGNADLLASLEVAQPNQQLRPLHMVMVKGPSLKPLYAHCLGGGPKPRITVTSHPSADGEWVWYLGGDLAEADGVARDEAAQIEAARKELTQLLPWIDLSTARWATLRVERAEPAQSGLVRPDNAFLSDQGALLVGWPTKLALAPDFADRVLSHLERDGIRPATHAAVPELPRPVIGRTAWEAAF
- a CDS encoding DMT family transporter produces the protein MNGYLYLALAIAAEVVATTSMKAVDGLNKPLPLLLVIAGYSIAFWMLILVVRTIPVGIAYAIWAGLGIVLVSIAAMFVYDQKPDLPAVLGMGLIVSGVVVIQLFSRVTGH
- a CDS encoding LysR family transcriptional regulator; translated protein: MRWNLEQLEVFVAVAEGHSFSAVARRLGRVQSAVSTAVATLEDDLGVRLFERSSGRQPRLTDAGLALLEEARELLRQCERLEGRALGLAQGEEACLRLAQDEALPLPPVLDSLEALARAFPGVEVQMTSGGQGVVARQLIERRADLGLLFHHEGMPAELERRRLGMVEMVMVCGAGHPLAQAGPVGRRELARHRQLLITLQDTQYPGNERISPAAWHADSFYSMAELLMRNLGWACLPRHVAQYPTYQGHLVELRSDWIAPPLPLELVFRRDEALGPAAQWLAGSLAERLQVLKA
- the waaA gene encoding lipid IV(A) 3-deoxy-D-manno-octulosonic acid transferase, which translates into the protein MNRHLYSLLFHLCLPLIGLRLAWRAWRAPAYTQRVGERFALLPPLRPGGIWVHAVSVGESIAAAPLVRELLARYPDLPITLTCMTPTGSERIRALFPEVQFAGRVQHCYLPYDLPWAAARFLKQVRPKLAVIMETELWPNYIHQCARRGIPVALANGRLSARSARGYGRFAKLTAPMLAELNLLAVQTQVEAERFIGLGARPEAVEVTGSIKFDQQVDAEVSARASALREQWQARQRPVWIAASTREGEDALVIQAHRRLLASQPDALLILVPRHLERFDTAAVQLREAGLGYVRRSSGEAVGPDVRVLLGDSMGELMFLYALADIAFVGGSLVETGGHNPLEPVALGLPVLMGPHRFNFLEITAQLLEHGALCEVTDAQALGDQVAVLLSEPARAAAMRDAGLAVLKANQGALKRLLDGLARLVA